In one Prosthecochloris aestuarii DSM 271 genomic region, the following are encoded:
- a CDS encoding hemolysin family protein: MDSDIFELFILLCLILANGFFSMAEFAIISSRETKLHELHEAGVSRAGLVLELLDNPGKFLSAIQVGITLIATLAGAFSGITLSAPIAEMIERADALKPYSNELALGLVVIGVTYFTLIIGELAPKKIALQHPEKIALSVAKIIDIICRVIAPIVHLINGSTNIVLKIMGIKPTEKPTVSDEEVMLLLKQGAKKGVFESVEYDMVSRIFRMSDKRANSMMTPKSEIEWLDLYATEEELISKMQASGRSRFPVSEGSLDNLKGVVRSLDLVNKQLLSQGNLKDAIRNAMKAPLFVPESIPAFQVLELFKENRAHLALVVDEQGSVQGGITITDVLESIVGDIPADDIEGNRKIVRRSQRTWIIDGLLPVDDFIQEFHLENFLDEDNPLYDTMGGFMMTKLEKVPSVMDILEWQGILFKVIKMNKQRVDKILAVFNNDAHDKASKYDTK; encoded by the coding sequence ATGGACTCAGATATTTTCGAACTTTTTATTCTTCTTTGCCTCATACTGGCAAACGGCTTTTTCTCCATGGCGGAATTCGCCATTATCTCATCAAGGGAGACCAAATTACATGAATTGCACGAAGCCGGTGTTTCGAGAGCGGGCCTTGTCCTCGAACTGCTTGATAACCCCGGAAAATTTCTTTCGGCCATTCAGGTAGGGATTACCCTGATCGCAACACTCGCAGGGGCATTCAGCGGCATCACTCTGTCTGCGCCCATAGCGGAAATGATCGAGCGTGCAGACGCGCTCAAACCATACAGCAATGAGCTTGCTCTTGGCCTCGTGGTTATAGGCGTCACCTACTTCACCCTGATTATCGGTGAACTTGCCCCGAAAAAAATAGCCCTGCAACACCCTGAAAAAATCGCATTGTCTGTTGCAAAAATCATAGACATCATCTGCAGGGTCATTGCGCCGATCGTACACCTGATCAACGGATCAACCAACATCGTACTGAAAATCATGGGCATCAAACCAACCGAAAAGCCCACGGTAAGCGACGAAGAAGTGATGCTGCTGCTCAAGCAGGGAGCAAAAAAAGGGGTGTTTGAATCGGTCGAATACGATATGGTTTCACGAATTTTCCGGATGAGCGACAAACGGGCAAATTCGATGATGACCCCCAAGAGCGAAATAGAGTGGCTGGATCTTTATGCCACCGAAGAAGAGCTCATTTCGAAAATGCAGGCCAGTGGCCGATCGAGATTTCCTGTCTCAGAAGGCAGTCTCGATAACCTGAAGGGAGTCGTTCGCTCGCTCGATCTGGTCAACAAGCAGCTCCTGAGCCAGGGCAATCTGAAGGATGCCATCCGCAATGCGATGAAAGCCCCGCTCTTTGTTCCTGAATCGATCCCTGCGTTTCAGGTTCTCGAACTTTTCAAGGAAAACCGGGCTCACCTTGCACTGGTTGTCGATGAACAGGGTTCGGTGCAGGGAGGAATAACAATCACCGATGTCCTTGAAAGCATTGTAGGCGATATTCCGGCCGATGACATCGAAGGAAACCGCAAAATCGTACGCCGGAGTCAGCGGACATGGATCATTGACGGACTGCTGCCGGTCGATGATTTCATTCAGGAATTCCATCTTGAAAACTTTCTGGATGAAGACAATCCGCTCTATGATACCATGGGGGGGTTCATGATGACGAAACTTGAAAAAGTCCCTTCTGTCATGGATATACTCGAATGGCAGGGGATACTCTTCAAAGTCATTAAAATGAATAAACAGCGGGTAGACAAAATCCTGGCTGTTTTCAATAACGACGCCCACGATAAAGCGTCAAAATACGATACGAAATGA
- a CDS encoding nucleoside-diphosphate kinase, which translates to MERTLTILKPDCVRKQLIGAVIDKIERAGFRVVAMKKTKLTAQTAGEFYAVHSQRPFYGELVEFMSSGPCVPMILEKENAVADFRTLIGATDPAEAAEGTIRNLFADSKGENIIHGSDSAENAQIEAGFFFSTEEAVRVNN; encoded by the coding sequence ATGGAAAGGACGCTTACCATTCTCAAACCGGACTGTGTTCGTAAACAGCTCATCGGAGCAGTCATCGATAAAATCGAACGAGCAGGCTTCCGTGTTGTTGCCATGAAAAAGACAAAACTCACTGCCCAGACAGCCGGAGAGTTCTATGCTGTTCACAGCCAACGCCCGTTTTATGGCGAACTCGTCGAATTCATGTCTTCGGGTCCCTGCGTACCGATGATTCTTGAAAAAGAGAACGCTGTTGCCGATTTCCGCACCCTGATCGGAGCGACTGACCCTGCTGAAGCAGCTGAAGGCACCATCCGCAACCTCTTTGCCGACAGCAAGGGCGAGAATATCATTCACGGCTCGGACTCAGCTGAAAATGCACAGATCGAAGCCGGGTTTTTCTTTTCAACAGAAGAGGCTGTGCGCGTCAATAACTGA
- a CDS encoding D-alanyl-D-alanine carboxypeptidase family protein yields MMKSPLLTGRRSGAVCTMTAVFACLMFFCFPVPSIAEPHAKDSLKVEPLDIASYILKDIGRSTVLLEKDPGTRHEPASLTKILTCIIAIESARLNEFVTIPLEATQVEPTKAGFLPGEKIRLLDLVKAAMVKSSNDAAFAIAIHLGGSVQGFAAMMNAKAAELGLSHSCFTNPAGFDRHQYVGHYSTAGDMLRLTEYAIGNQIFNYIAGLDEVSITEKRSGKIYRLKTSNKLLHRYPYAVGIKTGYTFRAGKCLIARAKKGDRDVVLVMLNARLDRWSVAEELFEKAFSLPGSERAPFGQRSHDMRASLILKGNELQ; encoded by the coding sequence ATGATGAAGAGTCCGCTCCTGACGGGCCGCCGATCAGGTGCTGTTTGCACGATGACGGCAGTTTTTGCTTGTCTCATGTTTTTTTGTTTCCCTGTGCCGTCGATAGCCGAGCCCCACGCAAAGGATTCTCTTAAGGTGGAGCCTCTCGATATCGCATCATATATTCTCAAGGATATAGGCCGTTCAACGGTGCTGCTTGAAAAAGACCCCGGGACACGTCATGAACCGGCAAGTCTCACGAAGATACTTACCTGCATTATTGCTATTGAGAGCGCCAGGCTCAATGAGTTTGTGACGATTCCTCTTGAAGCGACACAGGTCGAACCGACCAAGGCCGGTTTTCTGCCGGGCGAAAAAATACGACTTCTTGATCTGGTTAAAGCCGCAATGGTCAAATCGAGCAATGATGCAGCTTTTGCCATCGCAATACACCTTGGCGGAAGTGTTCAGGGGTTTGCGGCCATGATGAACGCCAAAGCCGCTGAGCTTGGGCTTTCCCATTCCTGTTTTACCAATCCGGCCGGTTTCGATCGCCATCAGTACGTTGGCCATTATTCAACTGCTGGAGATATGCTGCGTTTGACCGAGTATGCGATCGGCAATCAGATTTTCAACTATATAGCAGGTCTCGACGAGGTCTCGATCACTGAAAAACGTTCCGGCAAAATCTACAGGCTCAAGACGAGCAATAAATTGCTTCATCGGTATCCTTATGCTGTCGGAATCAAAACCGGTTATACCTTCAGGGCAGGCAAGTGTCTTATTGCAAGGGCAAAAAAAGGTGACCGTGATGTCGTACTGGTGATGCTCAATGCGCGTCTTGATCGTTGGTCGGTGGCAGAAGAACTTTTCGAGAAGGCCTTTTCGCTTCCGGGTTCTGAGCGGGCTCCGTTCGGGCAGCGCAGTCACGATATGCGAGCATCACTTATTCTGAAGGGCAATGAGCTGCAGTAG
- a CDS encoding AI-2E family transporter, with translation MKRAELNNLVLLVFVLLISAIFFSMIYDFLMVILIAAIFSSLALPVNRFFERLFKGKKSLSSALALVSISLIGIFPLFALMGIVAAQAVRISRSAGPWIEKRLEEPTAFHDLFLTLPFYETINAYSDLILQRLGEMVSKTGTFLFENISSFTLSTVHTLFLFFVFLYTMFFFLRDGRDMLQQALYYMPLNQSDQSRMLDKFTSVTRATIRGTFVIGIIQGTLAGLAFQVAGIESAVFWGAIMTVLSVIPVVGSGLVWVPAVLYLYATGENVAATGLLIFCGILVSSIDNILRPVLVGRDTRMHELLIFFGTIGGIGLFGIAGFIVGPIIAALFITVWEIYGETFKEYLNDAKQAGDSADEESL, from the coding sequence ATGAAGAGGGCTGAACTTAATAATCTTGTTCTGCTGGTCTTTGTTCTGCTTATTTCGGCAATCTTTTTTTCCATGATCTATGATTTTCTCATGGTTATTCTGATTGCTGCAATCTTTTCAAGTCTTGCGTTGCCTGTCAACAGGTTTTTTGAGCGTCTGTTCAAGGGGAAAAAGAGCTTGAGTTCGGCTTTAGCCCTTGTCTCTATTTCCCTGATCGGCATTTTTCCGCTCTTTGCCCTGATGGGAATCGTTGCAGCCCAGGCAGTCCGCATCAGTCGATCCGCAGGTCCATGGATCGAAAAACGTCTGGAGGAGCCGACGGCCTTTCATGATTTGTTTCTTACGCTGCCGTTTTATGAAACGATCAACGCCTACAGCGATCTCATTCTTCAGAGACTGGGTGAAATGGTCAGTAAAACGGGAACCTTTCTTTTCGAAAACATCTCGTCGTTCACACTGTCGACCGTGCATACGCTCTTTCTTTTTTTTGTTTTCCTCTATACCATGTTTTTTTTCCTTCGTGACGGCCGCGATATGCTGCAGCAGGCGCTCTACTACATGCCGCTGAACCAAAGCGATCAGTCGCGCATGCTCGACAAGTTTACCTCTGTGACCCGAGCCACTATTCGCGGTACGTTCGTTATCGGGATTATCCAGGGAACGCTGGCAGGCCTGGCTTTTCAGGTTGCCGGTATTGAAAGCGCCGTTTTCTGGGGTGCGATCATGACTGTCCTGTCGGTCATACCCGTTGTCGGTTCCGGTCTTGTCTGGGTTCCTGCTGTTCTATATCTCTATGCGACAGGGGAGAATGTTGCTGCCACCGGCCTTTTGATTTTCTGCGGCATTCTTGTCAGCAGCATCGATAATATACTTCGTCCGGTTCTTGTTGGTCGTGATACCCGGATGCACGAATTGCTGATTTTTTTCGGGACTATCGGCGGTATCGGTTTGTTTGGCATAGCAGGTTTTATCGTCGGTCCGATCATCGCCGCGTTGTTTATTACCGTCTGGGAGATTTATGGCGAAACTTTCAAGGAGTATCTCAACGACGCCAAACAGGCGGGAGATTCTGCTGATGAAGAGTCGTTATAG
- a CDS encoding 16S rRNA (uracil(1498)-N(3))-methyltransferase, producing MDLFYTPPECIDLTARTLVVEGEEFFHIVRVLRRTEGQSLHLTDGCGLSINAVIDSIDKGRLNASIASFQHIEPPATEVTVAISLLKSAQRFDFFLEKATELGVTSIIPMVTSRTVSQPRGEKVQRKVERWKKVLIAASIQSKRYSLPDICEPRCFGEVLSEGGSYDERLIPYESSCQSPSVALAGRKTLFVIGGEGGFSETEVQQAKDSGFTEISFGSSILRAETAAVFAVAMARADMLLNNDE from the coding sequence ATGGATCTTTTCTACACACCGCCGGAATGTATTGATCTGACGGCACGCACGCTTGTTGTCGAGGGAGAAGAGTTTTTCCATATTGTTCGTGTTCTGCGCCGCACAGAGGGCCAGAGTCTTCATCTTACCGATGGCTGCGGCTTGTCGATCAATGCAGTTATCGACTCGATCGACAAAGGGCGTCTGAACGCTTCTATTGCATCCTTTCAGCATATTGAACCTCCGGCAACAGAGGTGACGGTCGCGATATCGCTGTTGAAATCGGCTCAGCGTTTCGACTTTTTTCTTGAAAAGGCGACCGAGCTCGGTGTCACATCAATCATTCCTATGGTGACATCCCGTACCGTTTCCCAGCCGCGAGGAGAGAAAGTGCAGCGAAAAGTCGAGCGGTGGAAAAAAGTATTGATTGCCGCATCGATACAGAGCAAGCGCTACTCTCTTCCCGATATTTGTGAGCCCCGGTGTTTTGGTGAAGTTCTCTCAGAAGGGGGCAGTTATGATGAACGACTGATCCCCTACGAGTCGTCGTGTCAGTCACCCTCTGTTGCGTTAGCCGGCAGGAAAACGCTGTTTGTTATTGGCGGTGAAGGCGGATTTAGCGAAACCGAGGTGCAGCAGGCAAAGGACTCCGGGTTTACCGAGATCTCTTTCGGCTCTTCGATTCTCCGGGCTGAAACTGCCGCAGTATTTGCTGTTGCCATGGCTCGCGCCGATATGCTTTTGAATAACGATGAATAA
- a CDS encoding ComF family protein, whose translation MMIQELLHLVYPRVCVSCGTLLQQPEQSICTTCLRSFDAFHDAAASGDAVREVLRRHYPSAPLPAAATVLYRFHRDDGLQTALHAMKYRGVFQLCNLFGALLATKIAGDSSAEDIGAVVAVPLHKLKKISRTYNQSELIARVIGRQCRLAVESRLIGRTKYTVSQTGLSAKERRTNVIDAFSPAGKPVPAHVLLVDDVMTTGSTVAAAMDVLAQCGAQKISLAIVALATS comes from the coding sequence ATGATGATTCAGGAGCTTTTGCATCTTGTCTATCCCCGCGTGTGCGTCTCCTGTGGAACGCTGCTTCAGCAACCGGAGCAGTCAATATGTACCACTTGTCTTCGATCGTTTGATGCGTTTCATGACGCAGCAGCTTCAGGAGATGCTGTCCGGGAGGTGCTGCGTCGCCACTATCCTTCCGCTCCACTGCCTGCTGCTGCAACCGTGCTGTACCGGTTTCATCGCGATGACGGTTTGCAGACAGCCCTTCACGCTATGAAGTACAGAGGGGTTTTTCAATTATGCAATCTGTTTGGTGCTCTTCTGGCAACGAAAATTGCCGGGGATTCGTCGGCAGAAGATATCGGCGCGGTTGTTGCAGTGCCGCTGCACAAGCTGAAAAAAATATCGAGGACCTATAATCAGTCCGAGCTTATTGCGCGTGTGATAGGCCGCCAATGTCGGCTTGCGGTCGAGAGCCGTCTGATCGGCAGAACAAAATATACTGTTTCGCAGACCGGTCTTTCTGCAAAAGAGCGCCGCACGAATGTTATCGATGCGTTTTCGCCGGCAGGAAAACCTGTCCCCGCTCATGTGCTTCTTGTCGATGATGTGATGACAACCGGTTCGACGGTTGCCGCGGCGATGGATGTGCTTGCTCAATGCGGTGCGCAAAAAATTTCTCTTGCAATCGTGGCTCTTGCCACCTCCTGA
- a CDS encoding ROK family protein, producing the protein MRMAWAIGIDLGGTAVKIALIDRHTGIADHERHATRLDAGPEGVIEQIAALACASYHRGVDRFGPDSFAGIGLGAPGGVDSTRGILSYPPNLPGWTRYPLRDALRKALEQEILSLPALMVDNDANAAALGEAYFGAGQTFSDFMLVTLGTGVGGGIILNRALYRGSHGTAGEIGFMTIDYRGQSVHAGVRGTLEGLIGKEKIVTLAKERYREHPRKLWSPQHHGEDLSLLSPRTLEHAAHSGDAIAMSIWREVGSILGVGLAGVVALLDIRKFVIGGGISAAGDLVIVPALDRIRHSTLPSMHDDLEVIRASLGNDAGVYGAAALCFESP; encoded by the coding sequence ATGCGTATGGCGTGGGCGATAGGTATAGATCTTGGCGGTACTGCGGTAAAAATTGCGCTCATTGATCGTCATACCGGTATTGCAGACCACGAGCGTCATGCAACCAGACTCGATGCCGGCCCTGAAGGCGTTATTGAGCAGATTGCCGCTCTTGCCTGTGCAAGCTATCACAGAGGTGTTGATCGGTTTGGCCCGGATAGTTTTGCCGGCATAGGGCTTGGTGCTCCGGGAGGCGTTGACAGCACTCGCGGTATCCTCTCCTATCCTCCGAATCTTCCCGGCTGGACCCGCTATCCTCTGCGCGATGCGCTCCGCAAAGCCCTGGAACAGGAGATCTTGAGTCTGCCCGCGCTCATGGTTGACAACGATGCCAACGCGGCAGCATTAGGAGAGGCATATTTTGGTGCCGGTCAAACCTTCAGCGATTTTATGCTGGTGACGCTTGGTACGGGTGTTGGTGGCGGCATTATTCTCAATCGGGCGCTCTATCGCGGTTCTCACGGAACGGCAGGTGAAATCGGTTTTATGACAATCGATTATCGGGGCCAAAGTGTTCATGCCGGGGTCAGGGGGACGCTTGAAGGTCTTATAGGCAAAGAAAAAATTGTTACGCTTGCCAAAGAGCGCTACCGTGAGCATCCCCGGAAGCTGTGGTCTCCACAACATCACGGGGAGGATCTCTCCCTGCTTTCCCCAAGGACGCTTGAGCATGCTGCCCATTCAGGAGACGCGATTGCCATGTCGATATGGCGGGAAGTCGGTTCAATTCTTGGTGTGGGCCTTGCCGGTGTTGTTGCGCTTCTCGATATCCGGAAGTTTGTGATTGGCGGTGGTATTTCTGCCGCCGGGGACCTGGTTATTGTACCGGCTCTCGATCGGATACGCCACTCCACGCTGCCGTCGATGCATGATGACCTTGAAGTGATCAGAGCGTCATTAGGGAACGATGCCGGAGTCTATGGAGCCGCGGCACTCTGTTTCGAGAGTCCATAA
- the lpxA gene encoding acyl-ACP--UDP-N-acetylglucosamine O-acyltransferase, producing MFMSSSMIHPTAIIGSGAEIGEGVRIGPYSVIEDDVQIGSNTEIGPHVQIADGARIGESCRIFAGAVLSTVPQDLKFEGEKTSLHIGDRTVIRECVTLNRGTKASGKTVVGSDCLIMAYVHAGHDCVIGNHVIIANSVQFGGHCQVEDYAVVGGLAGIHQFVRIGRYAMVGGISRASLDVPPFVMAGGHEKFRFEGLNIVGLKRRGFSSAQLDRIRAIYRILFQSGMLLGNALDKVLTDCEESPERDEILAFFDTSSARRKYIRPYNS from the coding sequence ATGTTCATGAGTAGCAGTATGATACATCCAACCGCGATCATCGGTTCCGGTGCTGAAATCGGTGAGGGCGTCAGGATCGGGCCGTATTCGGTTATCGAAGATGACGTGCAGATCGGCAGCAACACTGAAATCGGTCCGCATGTCCAGATTGCCGATGGAGCCAGAATCGGGGAATCCTGCAGAATTTTTGCCGGTGCAGTGCTTTCGACAGTCCCGCAGGACCTGAAATTTGAAGGTGAAAAAACCTCTCTCCATATCGGAGACCGAACGGTTATTCGTGAATGCGTCACCCTGAACCGGGGGACAAAAGCCAGCGGAAAGACTGTGGTTGGTTCAGATTGTCTGATTATGGCCTATGTTCACGCCGGTCATGACTGCGTCATTGGCAATCATGTCATTATTGCCAATTCCGTGCAATTCGGCGGCCATTGCCAGGTCGAGGACTATGCTGTTGTGGGCGGGCTTGCAGGGATTCACCAGTTTGTCAGGATCGGTCGTTATGCCATGGTCGGAGGCATTTCAAGAGCCTCTCTCGATGTCCCTCCTTTTGTGATGGCAGGCGGCCATGAGAAGTTCAGGTTTGAAGGGCTCAATATTGTCGGCCTTAAACGGCGCGGTTTTTCTTCAGCACAGCTTGACCGGATTCGCGCCATATACAGGATTCTTTTTCAGTCCGGGATGCTTCTGGGTAACGCGCTTGACAAAGTTCTGACAGACTGTGAAGAAAGTCCTGAACGTGACGAGATATTGGCGTTTTTCGATACCAGTTCGGCCAGAAGAAAGTATATCCGACCCTATAATTCTTAA
- a CDS encoding glycosyltransferase family 117 protein, with the protein MKHRDVNRLFAALLFLLSGAVYLMTMAPTLSFWDCGEFIATARTLGVPHPPGAPLFLLAGRVISMIPFFGDIGARVNLLSVLSSAATVMMAYLVTVRFIILYRKTDPDSWNPVEKLSAYGGAAVGALVLAFSDSFWFNAVETEVYAASTFFTALVVWLLLRWYEEEPQSGNERWLLVAMYVIGLSIGVHLLSLLAVFAVAMVYYYRKYDVTPKSFIIMMIAASALFLLIYVGVIKGLPFLLERFSWWGGIMMLAAMIYAITYAHRKRHVLMHTVSMSLLLLVIGYTSYAMIYVRAKAGPPINENNPSTAEAFFSYLNREQYGDLPLWPRRWSSEPLHQYFYRQYSSDADYFLRYQLGQMYMRYFGWQFIGRAHAGTGAPVDWSQLWGLPFLLGIGGAVVQMRRDWKMGSVVLALFVLTGAALVVYLNQTEPQPRERDYSYVGSFFAFALWIGIGAERLLMEVRRFFSSDAVQQKAAMFLLAMVVLLVDGRMLMANYFTHDRSGNYVPWDWAWNMLQSCDHDAIMFTNGDNDTFPLWYLQEVEGIRTDVRVVNLSLANTGWYLDQLKNTSPRGARPIRFGLDDSELRQISYVAIDPVEVQLKTGAEKVRLTEEYKAAGIAPPAAPQDSLQWVITPTVNFRGQGFIRPQDVAVYEIVMNNFGSRPIYFALTVGRDNLLGLEGFLQLEGLAYRLVPMHAPEGSPLVSLPRLYTTLCETFRYRNLNNAEVFIDETAARLSSNYKPLFSRLALGLAEAPDDEISVRTAEGERRTIQRKELALSVLEQSGERLPLERYGLDPEFAASEVYLYVSLGEKQKAYPYISYLKKLAATTTMQADPALYYALALSLREVGQLDASQKILEQLLRDGDTLQAGQERYQNEEK; encoded by the coding sequence TTGAAGCATCGTGATGTAAACAGACTTTTTGCAGCGTTACTGTTTCTGCTTTCAGGGGCGGTCTATCTTATGACCATGGCGCCAACGCTGTCATTCTGGGATTGTGGTGAATTTATCGCTACCGCACGTACTCTCGGGGTGCCTCATCCGCCGGGCGCGCCGCTTTTTCTGTTGGCCGGACGGGTGATCTCGATGATACCATTTTTCGGCGATATCGGAGCGCGGGTCAACCTCCTGAGCGTTCTGTCGAGTGCCGCAACGGTCATGATGGCATATCTTGTGACCGTTCGTTTCATTATTCTCTATCGAAAAACAGATCCGGACAGCTGGAATCCGGTTGAGAAGCTGTCGGCATACGGCGGCGCTGCTGTCGGGGCTCTTGTGCTTGCGTTTTCCGACAGCTTCTGGTTTAATGCTGTCGAGACCGAGGTCTACGCCGCTTCAACCTTTTTTACCGCTTTGGTGGTCTGGCTTCTCCTTCGCTGGTATGAGGAGGAGCCTCAGAGCGGCAACGAGCGATGGCTGCTTGTTGCTATGTACGTGATCGGTCTGTCTATCGGGGTGCACCTTCTCAGCCTGCTTGCGGTTTTTGCCGTAGCTATGGTTTACTATTACAGGAAATATGATGTGACGCCGAAATCGTTTATCATTATGATGATCGCTGCATCGGCGCTGTTTCTGCTCATCTATGTCGGAGTGATCAAGGGATTGCCGTTTCTGCTTGAGCGTTTTTCCTGGTGGGGGGGGATCATGATGCTTGCCGCTATGATCTACGCGATCACTTACGCGCATCGCAAACGTCATGTGCTTATGCATACCGTAAGCATGTCCCTCCTGTTGCTGGTTATCGGGTATACCTCCTATGCCATGATCTACGTTCGAGCCAAGGCCGGACCGCCGATCAACGAGAACAATCCATCAACCGCGGAGGCCTTTTTCTCCTATCTGAACCGTGAGCAGTACGGAGATCTGCCGCTCTGGCCAAGGCGGTGGTCGAGTGAGCCGCTGCATCAGTATTTCTACAGGCAGTACAGCAGCGATGCGGACTATTTCCTGCGATATCAGCTTGGCCAGATGTATATGCGGTATTTCGGCTGGCAGTTCATCGGTCGGGCCCATGCCGGAACCGGTGCACCGGTTGACTGGTCACAGCTCTGGGGGCTGCCGTTTCTTCTTGGTATCGGAGGGGCGGTCGTCCAGATGCGACGGGATTGGAAAATGGGATCGGTAGTCCTTGCCCTGTTTGTGCTGACCGGTGCGGCGCTGGTCGTCTACCTCAACCAGACCGAGCCTCAACCCCGTGAACGGGACTACAGTTACGTCGGCAGTTTCTTTGCGTTCGCTCTCTGGATCGGTATCGGCGCAGAGCGTCTTTTGATGGAAGTCCGTCGGTTTTTCTCATCAGACGCCGTTCAGCAGAAAGCCGCGATGTTCCTGCTTGCTATGGTCGTTCTTCTGGTTGACGGGCGGATGTTGATGGCCAACTATTTCACCCATGACCGTTCAGGAAACTATGTGCCGTGGGATTGGGCCTGGAACATGCTTCAGAGCTGTGATCATGACGCGATCATGTTTACCAACGGTGATAACGACACCTTTCCGCTCTGGTATCTTCAGGAGGTTGAGGGGATACGTACCGATGTGCGTGTCGTCAATCTCAGCCTCGCCAATACAGGCTGGTATCTCGATCAACTGAAGAACACTTCTCCGAGAGGAGCCAGACCAATCCGTTTTGGTCTCGACGATAGTGAGCTTCGACAGATCAGCTATGTCGCCATTGATCCGGTCGAGGTTCAGCTCAAGACCGGTGCAGAAAAGGTTCGTCTGACTGAAGAGTATAAAGCGGCTGGTATTGCTCCTCCCGCCGCACCGCAGGATAGTCTGCAGTGGGTTATTACCCCTACGGTGAATTTCAGGGGGCAGGGGTTCATTCGTCCTCAGGATGTTGCCGTCTATGAGATTGTGATGAATAACTTCGGCTCGCGTCCCATCTACTTTGCGTTGACTGTCGGTCGCGACAATCTTCTCGGTCTTGAAGGGTTTCTTCAGCTTGAGGGCCTGGCTTATCGTCTTGTGCCGATGCATGCGCCAGAGGGGAGCCCCCTGGTCAGTCTTCCCCGGCTCTATACGACGCTTTGTGAGACCTTCCGTTACCGCAACCTCAATAATGCGGAGGTGTTTATCGATGAAACCGCCGCACGGCTCAGCAGTAACTACAAGCCGCTCTTCAGCCGTCTTGCCCTCGGCCTTGCCGAGGCTCCTGATGATGAGATATCGGTACGCACTGCCGAAGGAGAACGGCGCACAATACAGAGAAAAGAGCTTGCGCTCAGCGTCCTTGAGCAGTCCGGAGAGCGGCTGCCGCTCGAGCGCTATGGTCTCGATCCCGAATTTGCTGCTTCAGAGGTCTATCTTTATGTCTCTCTGGGTGAAAAGCAGAAGGCATATCCTTATATTTCCTATCTTAAAAAACTTGCTGCAACAACAACCATGCAGGCTGATCCCGCTCTTTACTACGCGCTTGCACTGTCGTTGCGTGAGGTCGGCCAGCTCGATGCATCACAAAAGATACTTGAGCAACTGCTCAGGGATGGTGATACGCTGCAGGCGGGTCAGGAGAGATACCAGAACGAAGAAAAGTAA